The Clostridia bacterium DNA window ATTGGAAATGAAATCATCTCTGCTTTTCAGCATCTTACAATTGCATAACATATTAATTATGCTTTTAGTTGTATTTTTGTAAATAATATCTCTTTAAAAATAGGAATTTATTTTATTTCATATCCAAATGTCTTAAGCCAATTTGCGACCTCATCCGATGAAACATTACCACTTACGGCAAAACCAGGTAGGATTGTGGATTTTGGGCATTCTTTTGCTATATCGTTTTCAATTTGACCAAATCCACCACCGCCATGAGTGCAAAAAGGAATTATTGTTTTGCCCATAAAGTCGTGCTGTCTAAGGAAACTCATAACTGGCGGTGCTAATGTTTTAAACCAGTTGGGTGAGCCTATAAATATTGTTTGATAATTGTCTATTGGTTCATTTCCAGATATTAATTTGGGGCAAAATCCTCGGAAAATCTGATT harbors:
- a CDS encoding flavodoxin; this translates as MNNTLIVYYSLFKSTENLALEIAAQTAGTLRELIPDKNYSFDYNTAAKEVRNQIFRGFCPKLISGNEPIDNYQTIFIGSPNWFKTLAPPVMSFLRQHDFMGKTIIPFCTHGGGGFGQIENDIAKECPKSTILPGFAVSGNVSSDEVANWLKTFGYEIK